CGAGCTGACCGCTCTCAACGCCGACCCGATCACCTTGGACGTGTACGGGCTCGGTGTGCTCACCTACCTGCTCACGACCCTCCAGGCCCCGGCCGCGAGCCAGGCCGAGCTGGTCGCACGGCTGGAGGCGGGCGAGGGTCTGCGCCCCAGCGCGGTGGTGGACGGTCTGTCCGAGGACATCGACGACCTGGTCCAGGCCTCGACGGCTTACCTGCCCGCTCAGCGGCTCGCTTCGGTGGACGAGTTCCTGGAGATGCTGGAGTTCGTCGAGGAGAGCCTGACCGCTCCCCCGGCTGCGGAGAGTGCCCAGCCGCTCGAGCCTGCCGCCGAGCAGCCCGAGAAGGACCCGCTCGAAGCGGTCGCGGGCGATGTGCTGGACGGGCGCTGGGAGGTCCGACGGCGCCTAGGTACCGGTTCCACCAGCCGGGCCTTCCTCGTCCGCGACCTGGCAGCCGACCCGAGCGGACGCCGGTCGAAGGCCTTCGCGGTGCTGAAGGTCGCGCTGAGCGACAGTCGTGGCGAGGTGCTCGCCCATGAGGCCGAGGTGATGGGCCGGCTGCGTCCTGACTCCCGGATCATCCGCCTCGTCGAGCCCGAGCCGGTGCGCATCGGCGGGCGCGCAGTGCTCGTCCTGGAGTACGTCGGCGATGAGCGCGAGATCGAGGAGGCCGCAGCGCCCGGTGCGCGGAGTCGGCGCCGCGAGGAGACCGTCGCCCGGCAGCTGCGCGAACAGGGCCGCCTCTCGGTCGATCAGCTGGAGGCGTACGGCGACTACCTCTTCGGCGCGGTCGACTTCCTGGAGGGCGAGGGCGTCTGGCACCGGGACATCAAGCCGGACAACATCGCGATCCGCATCCGCCCCAACCGCACGCGCGAGCTGGTACTGATCGACTTCTCGCTGGCGGGCCTGCGCGTGCAGGACACCACGGCCGGCACCGACGGCTACCTCGACCCGTTCATCGGCACGATCACGCGCTCGGTGTACGACGCGCACGCCGAGCGGTACGCCGTCGCGGCGACCCTGCACGAGATGGCCTCGGGCGAGCTGCCGGTGTGGGGAGGCGGTCGGGTCTCCCCGCGTCAGACCGACCCGACGAAGGAGCCGTACCCGACGATCGCGGTCGAGGCCTTCGATCCGGCGATCCAGCAGGGCCTGACTGCGTTCTTCCGCAAGGCTCTGCACCGGGATGCGTCCCAGCGTTTCACCGATCTGAAGCCGATGCGGGACGCCTGGAAGAGGATCTTCCTGGAGCTGGACGCCGCTCCGAGCTCCCGGCGAAGCAAGCCCGGGGCGGCTCTTGACTCCGGGAGCGCCGAATCGGTAGCTGCCGAGGGTACGCAGGCCCACGCCACCCCGCCGATGATCGCAGACGCCGAGCCGGAGAACGCCGAGGTGGAACGAGATCGTCTGGCCGCAGCGGCGACCCGGGAGACAGCGATCTCGGCGTCCGGGCTCAGCCTGGCGGCGCAGTCTTTCGTGTTCGGGCTCGGTGTCCACACGGTCGGCGAACTGGTGGATCTGAGTCAGCGTCAGCTCGTCAACGCACCCGGTCTCGGCGCCAAGACGCGCAAGGAGGTGCTGAGCCGGATCAAGGGCTGGCGGCGCCTCCTGTCCGAGCAATCCGCCGGCCCGCTCACGCCCGAGGGCCGCAAGGCCGCGAAGGCAGAGCTGGATGAGCTGACGGCGGCGGAGACCGCGGTCGTGAACGCCATGGTCTCGGACGGCGGCGCGGCCAACGTGCCGGGGCACACCCTGCGTGCCGTCAGCCTGGACACCCTGGCAACCGTCTTCGTGCCGGAGTTGAAGAAGAACGACCTCAACCGCAACGAGGTCGAGATGGTGCGGTTGCTACTGCGCCTTCCGAACGAGAGCGGCGTCCTCCCCGAGATCGGCGTGTGGCCGAAGCAGAAGGACGTTGCGGACGCCCTCGGTCTGACGGCCGGCCGCATCCCACAGATGCTGAAGACGCAGCGCACCCGCTGGCGCAAGCAGCCAGCGGTGCAGGTGCTGCGCGACGAGATTCTGGAGCTGCTGCGGTCGCTGGGCCGGGTCGCGTCGGCCGCCGAGATCGCGGACGCCCTCGCCGTCCGGCGCGGCACCTGGCTCCAGGGGCGCGAGCAGCGCCGAGCGCTCGCCCTAGCGGCGGTGCGGGCGGTACTGGAAGTCGAGCAACTCGACCCGGAAACGAGCGAGTTCCGGCACGTCGCCAACCGTGACGCGGCCGACGAAGGCATGGGGGCCGGCCTGCTGGCGCTGGAGGTCGGCGAGGACGACGACCCCGCGACCCCGTCTGCGCCAGGCCTACTGGACTACGCGCAGCGGCTCGGCAAGGTCGCCGACCGACTGGCAAGGCTCGACACGCTGCCGACCGCAGCGACGGTCCTGGCCGAGCTGGGCGCCGTCATTCCAC
Above is a genomic segment from Kitasatospora cineracea containing:
- the pglW gene encoding BREX system serine/threonine kinase PglW; translation: MRDGRWVTVTDSEFQHERRGLEAIREKLSDSDPWRAWSNFTFTANTGHVREVDLLVVAPGGVHLIELKDWHGSVESRNGTWLQTQPSRRQVTHGNPLHLANKKAKELAGLLAHHGKRVWVSEAVCFTDASLRLRLAAADQHGVYTVDQLLEMLRRPPREERRRIDAPSSREIKAVLERVGIARSDAEYKVGPYLLQRKSFDSGPTWADYLARHDELSEVARVRIYLRERGSDSGLRASVERAALREAAVLRRFRHPGVVQLRQYDSSGHSAGPALIFDYDPRTLRLDEYLVQYGPKLDILTRMSLVRQLAETMRSAHSNRIFHRTLAARAIHVVPRSRSRAAGAEGEDAGWLNPHLQISDWQIAVHRPSGDSSQGGVRHAPTALSQAGAHLAEAADPYLAPELTALNADPITLDVYGLGVLTYLLTTLQAPAASQAELVARLEAGEGLRPSAVVDGLSEDIDDLVQASTAYLPAQRLASVDEFLEMLEFVEESLTAPPAAESAQPLEPAAEQPEKDPLEAVAGDVLDGRWEVRRRLGTGSTSRAFLVRDLAADPSGRRSKAFAVLKVALSDSRGEVLAHEAEVMGRLRPDSRIIRLVEPEPVRIGGRAVLVLEYVGDEREIEEAAAPGARSRRREETVARQLREQGRLSVDQLEAYGDYLFGAVDFLEGEGVWHRDIKPDNIAIRIRPNRTRELVLIDFSLAGLRVQDTTAGTDGYLDPFIGTITRSVYDAHAERYAVAATLHEMASGELPVWGGGRVSPRQTDPTKEPYPTIAVEAFDPAIQQGLTAFFRKALHRDASQRFTDLKPMRDAWKRIFLELDAAPSSRRSKPGAALDSGSAESVAAEGTQAHATPPMIADAEPENAEVERDRLAAAATRETAISASGLSLAAQSFVFGLGVHTVGELVDLSQRQLVNAPGLGAKTRKEVLSRIKGWRRLLSEQSAGPLTPEGRKAAKAELDELTAAETAVVNAMVSDGGAANVPGHTLRAVSLDTLATVFVPELKKNDLNRNEVEMVRLLLRLPNESGVLPEIGVWPKQKDVADALGLTAGRIPQMLKTQRTRWRKQPAVQVLRDEILELLRSLGRVASAAEIADALAVRRGTWLQGREQRRALALAAVRAVLEVEQLDPETSEFRHVANRDAADEGMGAGLLALEVGEDDDPATPSAPGLLDYAQRLGKVADRLARLDTLPTAATVLAELGAVIPPNGVVEWDERRLVEVAAAASRNAAATPRLEIYPRDLSLVRALRLTQAGLVRITPGVPEARQPGLTAEDMHERIRARFPELLDERGGYSLPTGGRLTAALREAGFDLVLGMREDTRTPRYLPRRAESGSSYLSSGAGRQATRTAHVTRYADDPLLAGAVQAEERLASSARRDGFRALTVRTGLAREAVRELASEGSRFGAETVSVTELLIAALRELVDARPKPTWATILRADAAEPGTTAAMKFAEYAQTAWGVVEPRIGELVTASGCGRPVLLVDGGVFARYDAMGVLDRLAGHSRNGGRPLWLLCPQSDPARDPRLGTVAVPYQAGLGEWIELPDSWVNNAHRAGEMGEVAK